The proteins below come from a single Salvelinus fontinalis isolate EN_2023a chromosome 1, ASM2944872v1, whole genome shotgun sequence genomic window:
- the LOC129862416 gene encoding chromobox protein homolog 7-like isoform X1, whose protein sequence is MELSAIGEQVFAVESIIKKRVRKGNVEYLLKWKGWPPKYSTWEPEEHILDQRLVQAYEEKDQKDRALGYWKRGPKAKRLLLQNTIYTMDLRSAHKAPEKPPAHLRLSLTRSLDSEAEDPTYVACRRSLHPHLDHHENKPRRSQFVRLASPPTPTQDPTHEDWGRREEEDEEEDMEEEEARQDESERETERSSGILNGQNRAGDWSSVIGSEEVTVSERSDVWNPVIGPGEVTVTDVTINSLTVTFREALAAKGFFRGWGLEF, encoded by the exons ATGGAGCTGTCAGCGATTGGTGAACAAGTGTTTGCTGTGGAATCAATAATCAAGAAAAGAGTTAGAAAG GGGAACGTGGAATATCTATTGAAGTGGAAGGGATGGCCCCCCAA ATACAGTACATGGGAACCAGAGGAGCACATCTTGGACCAGCGTCTGGTGCAGGCCTATGAGGAAAA AGACCAAAAGGACAGAGCTCTAGGGTACTGGAAGAGAGGACCCAAAGCTAAAAGGCTTCTACTACAG AACACTATTTACACCATGGATCTCCGTAGTGCCCACAAGGCCCCAGAGAAGCCTCCAGCTCACCTACGTCTCTCCCTGACTCGCTCACTGGACTCTGAAGCAGAGGATCCGACCTACGTGGCCTGTAGACGGAGCCTGCACCCCCACCTGGACCACCACGAAAACAAACCCAGGAGGTCACAGTTCGTGCGCCTGGCATCTCCCCCTACCCCCACACAGGACCCCACACATGAGGACTggggaaggagggaagaggaagatgaggaagaggacatggaggaggaggaagctcGACAGGATGagtcagagcgagagacagagaggtccaGCGGCATTCTGAATG ggcaGAATAGGGCAGGGGACTGGAGTTCCGTGATTGGCTCAGAGGAAGTGACCGTGTCAGAGAGGTCGGACGTTTGGAACCCAGTGATTGGCCCAGGGGAGGTGACCGTGACTGACGTCACCATAAACTCTCTCACAGTGACTTTCAGAGAGGCCCTGGCAGCCAAAGGCTTCTTCAGAGGCTGGGGCTTAGAGTTCTAG
- the LOC129862416 gene encoding chromobox protein homolog 7-like isoform X2: protein MELSAIGEQVFAVESIIKKRVRKGNVEYLLKWKGWPPKYSTWEPEEHILDQRLVQAYEEKDQKDRALGYWKRGPKAKRLLLQNTIYTMDLRSAHKAPEKPPAHLRLSLTRSLDSEAEDPTYVACRRSLHPHLDHHENKPRRSQFVRLASPPTPTQDPTHEDWGRREEEDEEEDMEEEEARQDESERETERSSGILNVGIVQEARWADNQEHKLPDPIQTGHWHSKQTQGRIGQGTGVP from the exons ATGGAGCTGTCAGCGATTGGTGAACAAGTGTTTGCTGTGGAATCAATAATCAAGAAAAGAGTTAGAAAG GGGAACGTGGAATATCTATTGAAGTGGAAGGGATGGCCCCCCAA ATACAGTACATGGGAACCAGAGGAGCACATCTTGGACCAGCGTCTGGTGCAGGCCTATGAGGAAAA AGACCAAAAGGACAGAGCTCTAGGGTACTGGAAGAGAGGACCCAAAGCTAAAAGGCTTCTACTACAG AACACTATTTACACCATGGATCTCCGTAGTGCCCACAAGGCCCCAGAGAAGCCTCCAGCTCACCTACGTCTCTCCCTGACTCGCTCACTGGACTCTGAAGCAGAGGATCCGACCTACGTGGCCTGTAGACGGAGCCTGCACCCCCACCTGGACCACCACGAAAACAAACCCAGGAGGTCACAGTTCGTGCGCCTGGCATCTCCCCCTACCCCCACACAGGACCCCACACATGAGGACTggggaaggagggaagaggaagatgaggaagaggacatggaggaggaggaagctcGACAGGATGagtcagagcgagagacagagaggtccaGCGGCATTCTGAATG TAGGTATAGTACAGGAGGCCCGCTGGGCAGACAACCAGGAACATAAGCTCCCCGATCCCATCCAAACTGGCCACTGGCACAGCAAACAGACACAA ggcaGAATAGGGCAGGGGACTGGAGTTCCGTGA
- the LOC129862416 gene encoding chromobox protein homolog 7-like isoform X3, with product MELSAIGEQVFAVESIIKKRVRKGNVEYLLKWKGWPPKYSTWEPEEHILDQRLVQAYEEKDQKDRALGYWKRGPKAKRLLLQNTIYTMDLRSAHKAPEKPPAHLRLSLTRSLDSEAEDPTYVACRRSLHPHLDHHENKPRRSQFVRLASPPTPTQDPTHEDWGRREEEDEEEDMEEEEARQDESERETERSSGILNGIVQEARWADNQEHKLPDPIQTGHWHSKQTQGRIGQGTGVP from the exons ATGGAGCTGTCAGCGATTGGTGAACAAGTGTTTGCTGTGGAATCAATAATCAAGAAAAGAGTTAGAAAG GGGAACGTGGAATATCTATTGAAGTGGAAGGGATGGCCCCCCAA ATACAGTACATGGGAACCAGAGGAGCACATCTTGGACCAGCGTCTGGTGCAGGCCTATGAGGAAAA AGACCAAAAGGACAGAGCTCTAGGGTACTGGAAGAGAGGACCCAAAGCTAAAAGGCTTCTACTACAG AACACTATTTACACCATGGATCTCCGTAGTGCCCACAAGGCCCCAGAGAAGCCTCCAGCTCACCTACGTCTCTCCCTGACTCGCTCACTGGACTCTGAAGCAGAGGATCCGACCTACGTGGCCTGTAGACGGAGCCTGCACCCCCACCTGGACCACCACGAAAACAAACCCAGGAGGTCACAGTTCGTGCGCCTGGCATCTCCCCCTACCCCCACACAGGACCCCACACATGAGGACTggggaaggagggaagaggaagatgaggaagaggacatggaggaggaggaagctcGACAGGATGagtcagagcgagagacagagaggtccaGCGGCATTCTGAATG GTATAGTACAGGAGGCCCGCTGGGCAGACAACCAGGAACATAAGCTCCCCGATCCCATCCAAACTGGCCACTGGCACAGCAAACAGACACAA ggcaGAATAGGGCAGGGGACTGGAGTTCCGTGA
- the LOC129862425 gene encoding josephin-1-like codes for MGSAPCSGKGRARGGLQDLGCMPWKLSKQKGVGVVARGGMGRGVGGGGSGLGEHAPSTPLATPPPPIYHEKQRRELCALHALNNVFQDGAAFSRDTLQDIYQRLSPGTLVTPHKKSMLGNGNYDVNVIMAALQTRGYEAVWWDKRRDVGSIALSNVTGFILNVPSNLRWGPLRLPLKRQHWIGVREVGGVYYNLDSKLRSPHTIGNPDELRKFLRYQLRGKNGELLLVVSEEVEVHQTWRSDGC; via the exons ATGGGGAGTGCTCCATGTTCCGGGAAGGGGAGGGCGAGAGGGGGGCTGCAGGACCTGGGCTGTATGCCATGGAAGCTGAGCAAGCAGAAAGGGGTGGGGGTGGTGGCGCGGGGAGGGATgggaagaggggtgggggggggggggtcaggcctGGGAGAGCATGCTCCCTCGACCCCTCTGGCCACGCCTCCACCGCCCATCTACCACGAGAAGCAGCGGCGGGAGCTGTGTGCTCTGCACGCGCTCAATAACGTCTTCCAGGATGGGGCAGCTTTCAGCAGGGATACTCTCCAGGACATCTACCAGAG ACTCTCTCCTGGCACTCTGGTAACCCCCCACAAGAAGAGCATGCTTGGAAATGGGAACTATGATGTGAATGTCATTATGGCCGCTCTGCAGACCCGAGGATACGAGGCTGTCTGGTGGGATAAAAGAAG GGATGTGGGCAGTATTGCGCTATCCAACGTAACGGGCTTCATCTTGAACGTCCCGTCCAATCTGCGCTGGGGTCCGCTGCGCCTGCCACTCAAACGCCAGCACTGGATAGGGGTGCGGGAGGTGGGCGGAGTCTATTACAACCTCGACTCCAAACTACGTAGCCCACATACCATCGGAAACCCTGATGAGctcag GAAGTTCCTGCGTTACCAGCTGAGAGGGAAAAATGGTGAGCTCCTATTGGTGGTGTCTGAGGAGGTGGAGGTCCACCAAACATGGAGGTCAGATGGCTGTTGA
- the LOC129860383 gene encoding GTPase IMAP family member 4-like, translating into MALWFWPVAYGPGLPVNMDQCDCKPDSDCTATYCGDGSTGLWLDFNSVLTGALTVVGYLFYRFSQALPALIRWPIHLFCTLTGLSSLWGWVSHLMGTLRSLQYLLKWLSRIWRFIVASFSKLSGFTVIIQNNSGKFLPFLVNWASSDSPPGTEPFPSPISIEPGLRLILMGPPGGGRTSLADALVGCRLPQVGGSLGAVMECTKRRVVVDRRELIIIDTPDLLGPSLGDSKRALETLRSLQLASPGPHAFLLVLQTPGSGDGVDQDAASATRALLELVGESATGHILIVLTHADGLGPGSTLAQLLEDDAGGLRTALYLCGQRAELVDNNPDKPVEERRELARGLLERLAEMRALRGHYTHELQKREDQVREELLMDMASVLARKLGQEY; encoded by the exons ATGGCGCTTTGGTTTTGGCCAGTAGCATACGGACCGGGCTTACCTGTTAATATGGACCAGTGCGACTGCAAACCAGACAGCGATTGTACCGCAACCTACTGTGGAGATGGTAGCACTG GTCTGTGGTTGGACTTCAACAGTGTTTTGACAGGAGCTCTCACTGTGGTGGGCTATCTCTTCTACAGATTCTCACAGG CCCTCCCAGCTCTGATAAGATGGCCCATCCATCTCTTCTGCACACTCACTG GTCTGTCCTCACTGTGGGGTTGGGTGAGCCACCTGATGGGAACTCTTCGTA GCTTACAGTACTTACTGAAGTGGCTGTCGCGTATTTGGAGGTTTATAGTTG CTTCATTCTCAAAACTCAGCGGGTTCACTGTTATCATTCAAAACAACTCTGGTAAGTTTCTCCCTTTTCTAGTTAATT GGGCTTCTAGTGACAGTCCCCCAGGCACAGAGCCCTTTCCCAGCCCTATCTCCATAGAGCCTGGGCTGAGGCTCATCCTTATGGGGCCTCCCGGTGGAGGTCGGACCTCCCTTGCAGACGCCCTGGTTGGCTGCAGGCTCCCTCAGGTTGGGGGGTCCCTGGGGGCTGTGATGGAGTGTACTAAGCGGAGGGTGGTGGTGGACAGGAGAGAGCTGATCATAATAGACACCCCAGACCTCCTGGGTCCATCTCTGGGTGACAGTAAGAGAGCCTTGGAGACCCTCCGCAGCCTGCAGCTGGCCAGCCCAGGCCCGCATGCCTTCCTGCTGGTGCTCCAGACCCCTGGATCTGGAGATGGGGTGGACCAGGATGCTGCTAGTGCCACCAGGGCCCTCCTGGAGCTGGTCGGAGAGAGTGCCACAGGCCACATCCTCATTGTCCTCACCCATGCAGACGGTTTGGGTCCGGGCTCCACGCTAGCCCAGCTACTGGAGGATGATGCTGGAGGCCTCAGAACTGCTCTGTATCTGTGTGGTCAGAGGGCTGAGCTTGTGGACAACAACCCAGACAAgccggtggaggagaggagagagctggcGAGGGGGCTGCTGGAGAGGCTGGCAGAGATGAGGGCACTGAGGGGACACTACACCCACGAGCTGCAGAAAAGGGAGGACCAAGTCAGGGAGGAACTGCTGATGGACATGGCCTCTGTGTTGGCACGGAAACTGGGACAGGAGTATTGA